Proteins co-encoded in one Stomoxys calcitrans chromosome 5, idStoCalc2.1, whole genome shotgun sequence genomic window:
- the LOC106088202 gene encoding lactoylglutathione lyase: protein MAELTGLTNSEAEELCKPVDAATKDFLFQQTMYRIKDPRKSLPFYTGVLGMTLLQKLDFPAAQFSLYFMGYENSTDVPKDTKERTKWAMSRKATVELTHNWGTENDPDQSYHNGNTDPRGFGHIGIMVPDVYAACKRFEEMGVEFVKKPDDGRMKGLAFIKDPDGYWIEIFNANTVCN from the exons ATGGCCGAGTTAACTGGTTTAACCAACTCCGAAGCTGAGGAATTATGTAAACCTGTGGATGCCGCCACCaag GATTTCTTATTTCAACAAACCATGTACCGCATTAAGGATCCACGCAAGTCCTTGCCTTTCTATACCGGCGTTTTGGGTATGACGTTATTGCAAAAATTGGATTTCCCTGCCGCTCAGTTCTCTTTATATTTCATGGG CTATGAAAATTCAACAGATGTGCCCAAAGATACTAAAGAACGCACCAAATGGGCTATGAGCCGTAAAGCCACTGTGGAATTGACACA CAACTGGGGCACCGAAAATGATCCCGATCAAAGCTATCACAATGGTAATACAGATCCCCGAGGTTTTGGTCATATTGGTATAATGGTACCTGATGTTTATGCTGCCTGTAAAAG ATTCGAAGAGATGGGAGTGGAATTCGTTAAGAAACCCGACGATGGTCGCATGAAGGGTTTGGCTTTCATCAAGGATCCCGACGGTTACTGGATTGAGATTTTCAATGCCAATACTGTATGCAACTAA